The proteins below come from a single Pedobacter aquae genomic window:
- a CDS encoding REP-associated tyrosine transposase — MSHQYRVKTQDQIHFITFTVVDWVDIFIRPAYKKIIINSLKYAQENKGLELYAWCLMTNHLHLLVSIKEPFQLSDFVRDFKKFTNKEIIKLMDAEHESRRDWMLYRFSYHAKFNNRIKDYKVWQDGYYTIECFNHHILAQKLDYIHNNPVKAEIVALPEEYLYSSAKNYLNEKGLLNVIKVDTSFSDFMK, encoded by the coding sequence ATGTCGCATCAATACCGTGTAAAAACTCAAGATCAAATTCATTTTATAACTTTTACAGTTGTAGATTGGGTAGATATATTTATTAGACCAGCCTATAAAAAAATCATCATTAACTCTTTAAAATACGCACAAGAAAATAAAGGATTAGAACTTTATGCGTGGTGCTTAATGACTAATCATTTACACCTGCTAGTTTCTATTAAAGAGCCTTTCCAATTATCAGACTTTGTTAGAGATTTTAAGAAATTCACTAATAAAGAAATCATTAAGTTAATGGATGCTGAGCATGAAAGTAGAAGAGATTGGATGTTATACCGCTTTAGTTACCACGCTAAGTTTAACAATAGAATTAAAGATTATAAAGTTTGGCAAGATGGCTATTATACTATTGAATGTTTCAATCATCATATCCTAGCTCAAAAACTAGATTACATACACAATAATCCTGTAAAAGCTGAAATTGTAGCTCTACCAGAAGAATATTTATATAGCTCTGCAAAAAACTACTTAAATGAAAAAGGCCTTTTAAATGTTATAAAAGTTGATACTAGCTTTAGTGATTTTATGAAATAA